From Candidatus Methylomirabilota bacterium:
GCTACCAGCTCGACATGGTGGCAAACTTCGCCAGCTTCATGCGCTACAAGGGAAAGACCTACGGCATCCCTACGGACGGTAACGTCCACATCCAGTACATCCGGAAGGACTACTTCGAGAACCCCGAGGAGCAAAAGGCCTTCGCCGACAAACACGGCCGGCCCCTCACCTGGCCCAAGACCTGGGAGGAGCATCAGCAGGTCCTGGAGTTCTTCCACCGGCCGGACAAGGGGCTCATCGGCTCGGGGAGCCTGCGCAACCGGGCCAACGGCGTGACCTGGTGGTACATGCACTTCTACAGCGCGGGGGGGTTCCCCTTCAACGATGATTTCGAGCCCACGCTCAATACCAAGGCCGGCGAGTACGCTGTGGACGTCTATCTCAACTTGAAGAAGGTCTCCCATCCCGAGGCGCCGGGCTGGGGCACGCCCCAGATGATTCCCCAGATCGTCGGAGGCCACATGTTCTCGGCCCAGTACTGGGACGGGACGTGCCGCCAGATCGAGAGCGACCCGAACTCGAAGACCAAGGGAAAGTTCCTCTACGGCCTGGTGCCGGGCTCCCAGCTCTCCGGGAAGCTCGTGCATCGCTCGATCTCGTCGCCGCTGGCCGCCATCCTGATCAATCGCCACAGCCCGCGGAAGCGCCAGGCGGCCTACCTGGCGCTCTACTGGGGCACGTTGAAGAACAGCATCGAGATCGTGAGCCATCCGACGTGGACCTTCCACGATCCCTGGCACGCCGGCCACTTCGCGAGCCCGGACGTGGAGCAGCGCTACACGAAGGAAGGGCTGGCCGCCATCAAGAAGAATCTCTTCGTGACGACGCCGCCCGTCTACCTGACCGGCCATCTGGAGTTCCAGGACGCGCTGGGCAAGGCGCTATCCGAAGCCTACGTCGGTCAGCTCAAGGCGAAGGACGTCCTCACCCAGACCGAGGAGGAGTGGCGGAAGCTCGTCGCCAAGATCGGCAAGCGCAAGCTCAAGGAGGAGATGGCCAGCTACAAGGCCGCGTTCCCGAAGCTCGACGTTCCGAGCTGAGCGGGAGAGGAGGGTCCTCCGTTGCCACGGAGCCGCGGGCCGGGGGCCGTCTTCAAGTGGACCCTTCTCACCCCCTTCTTCGCCCTGCTGCTGTTCCTCGCTCCGGTCTTCCTCCTCCAGCTCTACTTCAGCCTGCACTCCTGGACGATCTACCTCACGAACTGGTGGGACGCCGAGTTCGTCTGGTTCGACATGTTCCAGGACGTGCTCACCGATCCCCGCTTCGGCTGGTCCATCGCCCGCTCGCTGGCGTTCGCCGCCATCTCCACGCTGGGCTGCTTCGTGGCGGGCTTCGGCCTGGCGCTGCTCATGTACCGGCCGTTCCGCGGCCACGGCATCTTCTATGCGGTCTTCATCCTGCCCATGCTCACGGTGCCGATCGTGATCGCCTACACCTTCGAGATGCTGCTCTATCAGAAGGGCCCGCTGAACGGCATCCTGAGCGCGATCCTCGGGACCGACGTCAACGTGATCTGGCTGAGCGATCCCCGGATCGCCGTCGTCACCACGATCCTCCTCGAGATCTGGAACTGGACCCCCTTCGTCTTCATCATCATGATGGCGGGGCTCTCGGCGCTGCCGCGCGAGCTCGATGAGGCGGCCCAGAACTTGGGAGCGAGCCGGTGGCGGATCTTGCTGGAGGTGAAGCTGCCGCTGCTGCGCCCGGTGATCTTCCTGGCCCTCACCCTGCGGTTCCTGGAGGCGATCGGCGAGTTCCCGAAGACCTGGGCCCTCTTCCAGGGCGGCCCGGGCACCGCCACCGAGACCATTCCCGTCTACCTCTACCTCACGACCTGGCAGTACTTCCACGTTTCGAAGGGCGCGGCGATGTCCTACCTGGTCATGCTGCTGATGATCGGCATCGTCCTCCTGGCGATCCGGGTGCTCCGGCGGGAGAAGCGGGTGCTCGACACGCTGTACACGGCGCCGGCGCGGCCGTGAAGCGCACGACGAGGCGGCGGCTCTACGCGGTGCTCCGCTTTGCCGTCCTGGGCGTCTGGCTCCTGATCGTCGCCTTCCCGATGTACTGGGTCGTCGCGACCTCCTTCAAGCCCGAC
This genomic window contains:
- a CDS encoding extracellular solute-binding protein, which translates into the protein MSDHGLARRTFIRAGLAAAFTGPWVLRHPRAAQAGPEEDGIVKAAKKTGAGDLNGMIWSLYYRNMQRLSDEFRGLTGIGVKNIQDISIFQIPQRAMAEALSRSPEFDFFHVDSNMIPSLASAGLLEPLDEYVKEAGYQLDMVANFASFMRYKGKTYGIPTDGNVHIQYIRKDYFENPEEQKAFADKHGRPLTWPKTWEEHQQVLEFFHRPDKGLIGSGSLRNRANGVTWWYMHFYSAGGFPFNDDFEPTLNTKAGEYAVDVYLNLKKVSHPEAPGWGTPQMIPQIVGGHMFSAQYWDGTCRQIESDPNSKTKGKFLYGLVPGSQLSGKLVHRSISSPLAAILINRHSPRKRQAAYLALYWGTLKNSIEIVSHPTWTFHDPWHAGHFASPDVEQRYTKEGLAAIKKNLFVTTPPVYLTGHLEFQDALGKALSEAYVGQLKAKDVLTQTEEEWRKLVAKIGKRKLKEEMASYKAAFPKLDVPS
- a CDS encoding sugar ABC transporter permease, yielding MPRSRGPGAVFKWTLLTPFFALLLFLAPVFLLQLYFSLHSWTIYLTNWWDAEFVWFDMFQDVLTDPRFGWSIARSLAFAAISTLGCFVAGFGLALLMYRPFRGHGIFYAVFILPMLTVPIVIAYTFEMLLYQKGPLNGILSAILGTDVNVIWLSDPRIAVVTTILLEIWNWTPFVFIIMMAGLSALPRELDEAAQNLGASRWRILLEVKLPLLRPVIFLALTLRFLEAIGEFPKTWALFQGGPGTATETIPVYLYLTTWQYFHVSKGAAMSYLVMLLMIGIVLLAIRVLRREKRVLDTLYTAPARP